In one window of Methanobacterium alcaliphilum DNA:
- a CDS encoding HypC/HybG/HupF family hydrogenase formation chaperone yields the protein GRYVLVHSGYAIEVMTDEAAKESLEAWDELLKVLDEEDSFQTEL from the coding sequence GGGTAGGTATGTGCTTGTCCACTCAGGATATGCTATTGAAGTTATGACTGATGAGGCTGCTAAAGAGTCTTTAGAGGCATGGGATGAACTTCTAAAGGTTTTAGATGAGGAAGACAGCTTCCAAACTGAATTGTAA